In Achromobacter xylosoxidans A8, a single window of DNA contains:
- a CDS encoding antibiotic biosynthesis monooxygenase family protein translates to MIQEIASIHVREGQEALFEAGVAQAKPLFLRARGCHGMELYRSIEQPQRYTLVVDWETVENHMVDFRESGDFQEWRKLVAGFFVEPPQVHHEQKVI, encoded by the coding sequence ATGATCCAGGAAATTGCCAGCATCCATGTCCGCGAAGGGCAGGAAGCGCTGTTCGAGGCAGGCGTCGCGCAAGCGAAGCCGCTGTTCCTGCGGGCCCGCGGCTGCCACGGCATGGAGCTGTACCGCAGCATCGAGCAGCCGCAGCGCTACACGCTGGTGGTGGATTGGGAAACCGTCGAAAACCACATGGTGGACTTCCGCGAATCCGGCGATTTCCAGGAATGGCGCAAGCTGGTGGCGGGCTTCTTTGTCGAACCGCCCCAAGTGCATCACGAGCAAAAAGTGATTTGA
- a CDS encoding 3'-5' exonuclease codes for MAAALQALRGPFIVADLETTGLSTATCEILEFAAVRVGEAGALEREYTQVVRTRGPVPSFISRLTGITQAEVDRDGVPVVQAFSSFLDFVEDLPVFFHNASFDRRFLGAAADQTGLPFANSTHCTLALARRAWPELPSHKLEILARHVGASDPTHRALADVRTTVAVALAASSRLAAGQE; via the coding sequence CTGGCCGCGGCGCTGCAGGCATTGCGCGGCCCGTTCATCGTGGCCGACCTGGAAACCACCGGCCTGTCCACCGCGACCTGCGAGATCCTGGAGTTCGCGGCGGTGCGCGTGGGCGAGGCGGGGGCGCTGGAGCGCGAGTACACGCAAGTCGTGCGTACCCGCGGTCCGGTGCCGTCCTTCATCAGCCGGCTGACCGGCATCACGCAGGCCGAAGTCGACCGCGATGGCGTGCCGGTGGTGCAGGCGTTTTCCTCCTTCCTGGATTTCGTGGAAGACCTGCCTGTGTTTTTCCACAATGCGTCGTTCGACCGGCGCTTCCTGGGTGCGGCGGCGGACCAGACCGGCCTGCCATTCGCCAATTCCACCCATTGCACCCTGGCGCTGGCGCGGCGCGCCTGGCCGGAGCTGCCCTCGCACAAGCTGGAAATCCTGGCGCGCCATGTGGGCGCTTCCGATCCCACCCACCGCGCGCTGGCCGACGTGCGCACGACCGTGGCGGTGGCGCTGGCCGCCAGTTCCCGCCTGGCCGCGGGCCAGGAGTAG
- a CDS encoding nucleotide pyrophosphohydrolase — protein MSDLEQIRLAVRRFTEEREWQPFHTPKNLAMALAGEAGELVSLFQWLSEAESRQMPPEKLADAADEIADVQMYLVALADQLGVNIADAVAGKMVKNARKYPADRFRGSARKYDDPPEQS, from the coding sequence ATGTCCGACCTGGAACAGATCCGGCTGGCCGTGCGCCGCTTTACCGAAGAGCGGGAGTGGCAGCCGTTCCACACGCCCAAGAACCTGGCGATGGCGCTGGCCGGAGAGGCGGGCGAACTCGTGTCCCTGTTCCAATGGCTGAGCGAGGCCGAGTCGCGCCAGATGCCGCCCGAAAAGCTGGCGGATGCCGCGGACGAAATCGCGGATGTGCAGATGTACCTGGTGGCCCTGGCCGATCAGCTCGGCGTCAACATCGCCGATGCGGTCGCGGGCAAGATGGTCAAGAATGCGCGGAAATACCCGGCGGATCGTTTTCGCGGCAGCGCGCGCAAGTACGACGATCCGCCTGAACAGTCCTGA
- a CDS encoding DUF1653 domain-containing protein has protein sequence MTESEALALASHRHYKGGLYLYVGTARHSETEESLVVYEHLWPHERGLWVRPADMFFGQLPDGAPRFAPLRPAE, from the coding sequence ATGACCGAATCCGAAGCACTGGCTCTCGCCTCACACCGCCATTACAAGGGCGGCCTCTACCTCTATGTGGGCACCGCCCGCCACTCCGAAACCGAGGAGTCCCTGGTCGTCTACGAACACCTGTGGCCGCACGAGCGCGGCCTGTGGGTGCGTCCGGCGGACATGTTCTTCGGCCAGTTGCCCGATGGCGCGCCGCGCTTTGCGCCGTTGCGGCCGGCGGAGTAA